A region from the Paraburkholderia youngii genome encodes:
- a CDS encoding MerR family transcriptional regulator, whose product MNTQYTITELAREFDVTPRAIRFYEDQGLLSPSREGSSGLRRVYSGRDRTRLKLTLRGKRLGFTLSEIRDLLDVYESPTDTVPQLHAFLATVARHREVLERQREDLDATLEDLAQYEAQARALLDGTRRDAKPA is encoded by the coding sequence ATGAATACGCAATACACGATCACCGAACTCGCGCGCGAATTCGACGTCACGCCACGCGCAATTCGTTTCTATGAAGACCAGGGTTTACTCTCACCGAGCCGCGAGGGTTCGAGCGGCTTGCGACGCGTCTATTCCGGCCGCGACCGCACGCGTCTGAAGCTCACGCTGCGCGGCAAGCGCCTTGGCTTCACGCTGTCGGAGATCCGCGACCTGCTGGACGTCTACGAGTCGCCGACCGACACCGTGCCGCAATTGCACGCGTTTCTCGCGACGGTCGCGCGTCATCGCGAAGTGCTCGAACGTCAGCGCGAAGATCTCGACGCGACGCTCGAAGATCTGGCGCAGTACGAAGCGCAGGCGCGCGCGTTGCTCGATGGCACGAGGCGCGACGCGAAACCTGCCTGA
- the aceK gene encoding bifunctional isocitrate dehydrogenase kinase/phosphatase, translating into MNHFPKLLSSQIGFDVAQTMLEGFDRHYRIFRDAAIHAKTLFEAGDWHGLQRLARDRIASYDDRVQECVHLLEDEYDAENIDSEVWQQIKLHYIGLLTTHRQPECAETFFNSVSCKILHRSYFNNDFIFVRPAISTEYIENDEPAAKPTYRAYYPGTDGLAATLERVVTNFQLDPPFEDLTRDVACVVQSIREAFGVFDESPNFQIHVLSSLFYRNKAAYIVGRIINGDALLPFAVPLRHVKPGVLALDTVLLKREQLLIIFSFSHSYFLVDMEVPSAYVEFLRTVMPAKPKAEIYTSVGLQKQGKNLFYRDLLHHLKHSSDRFIVAPGIKGLVMLVFTLPSFPYVFKLIKDNFPPPKETTRAQIQQKYLLVKRHDRLGRMADTLEYSSVALPLARLDETLLRELEKEVPSLIEYDGDNLVIRHMYIERRMIPLNLFLQNGNDDDIEHGIKEYGNAVKELIQANIFPGDMLYKNFGVTRHGRVVFYDYDEIEYLTDCNVRAVPAPRNEEDEMSDEPWYPVGPHDIFPETYGTFLLGDPRVRRSFMRHHADLFEPELWQRYKDFLLKGELPDFFPYDQSVRFCVRYPERFAETTDAEANEPNVRVA; encoded by the coding sequence ATGAATCACTTCCCCAAACTGTTATCGTCGCAAATCGGTTTCGACGTCGCGCAGACGATGCTCGAAGGGTTCGACCGTCACTACCGGATCTTTCGCGACGCGGCGATCCATGCGAAGACGCTGTTCGAAGCCGGCGACTGGCACGGCCTGCAAAGGCTCGCGCGCGACCGCATCGCGTCGTACGACGATCGCGTGCAGGAATGCGTGCACCTGCTCGAAGACGAGTACGACGCGGAGAACATCGACAGCGAAGTGTGGCAGCAGATCAAGCTGCACTACATTGGTCTTCTGACCACGCACCGTCAGCCCGAGTGCGCGGAAACCTTTTTTAATTCGGTTTCCTGCAAGATCCTGCACCGCTCGTACTTCAACAACGATTTCATTTTCGTGCGCCCGGCGATTTCGACCGAATACATCGAGAACGACGAACCGGCCGCGAAGCCGACCTATCGCGCGTATTACCCCGGCACGGACGGACTTGCCGCAACGCTGGAACGGGTCGTCACGAACTTCCAGCTCGACCCGCCGTTCGAGGATCTGACGCGCGACGTCGCCTGTGTGGTGCAGTCGATTCGCGAAGCGTTCGGCGTGTTCGACGAGTCGCCGAATTTTCAGATTCATGTGCTGTCGTCACTGTTCTATCGCAACAAGGCTGCGTACATCGTCGGGCGCATCATCAACGGCGACGCGCTGCTGCCGTTCGCGGTGCCGCTGCGTCACGTGAAACCGGGCGTGCTCGCACTGGACACCGTGCTGCTCAAGCGCGAGCAGTTGCTGATCATCTTCAGCTTCTCGCATTCGTATTTTCTGGTCGACATGGAAGTGCCGTCCGCGTATGTCGAATTTCTGCGCACGGTGATGCCGGCCAAGCCGAAGGCGGAGATCTATACGTCGGTGGGCCTGCAGAAGCAGGGCAAGAATCTGTTCTATCGCGATCTGCTGCATCACCTCAAGCATTCGAGCGACCGCTTCATCGTCGCGCCCGGCATCAAGGGGCTCGTGATGCTGGTGTTCACGTTGCCGTCGTTCCCCTACGTGTTCAAGCTGATCAAGGATAACTTTCCGCCGCCGAAGGAAACCACGCGAGCGCAGATCCAGCAGAAGTATCTGCTCGTCAAACGTCACGACCGGCTCGGCCGCATGGCCGACACGCTCGAATATTCGAGCGTCGCGCTGCCGCTTGCGCGGCTCGACGAAACGCTGTTGCGCGAACTCGAGAAGGAAGTGCCGTCGCTGATCGAATACGACGGCGACAACCTCGTGATTCGCCACATGTACATCGAGCGACGCATGATCCCGCTGAATCTGTTCCTGCAGAACGGCAACGACGACGACATCGAGCACGGCATCAAGGAATACGGCAACGCGGTGAAGGAACTGATCCAGGCGAACATCTTCCCCGGCGACATGCTGTACAAGAACTTCGGCGTGACGCGCCACGGCCGTGTCGTGTTCTACGACTACGACGAGATCGAGTACCTGACCGACTGCAACGTGCGCGCGGTGCCGGCGCCGCGCAACGAGGAAGACGAAATGTCGGACGAGCCGTGGTACCCGGTCGGTCCGCACGATATTTTCCCGGAGACGTACGGCACCTTCCTGCTCGGCGATCCACGCGTGCGCCGCTCGTTCATGCGGCATCACGCGGATCTCTTCGAGCCCGAACTGTGGCAGCGATACAAGGATTTTCTCTTGAAGGGCGAGTTGCCCGATTTTTTCCCGTACGACCAGAGCGTGCGCTTCTGCGTGCGTTATCCGGAGCGGTTCGCCGAAACAACCGATGCAGAGGCGAACGAGCCGAATGTGCGCGTGGCTTGA